The window TCGCTTTATCACCACCCTCAAGGAAACGTGTCAGATTACGTAATTTAATCTGATAATCACCTTCTTCAGTGCCCGGACGGAACTTCATTTCCTTAATCTGGACCTGATGCTGGCGTTTTTTGGCTTCGGCTTTTTGCTTCTTCTCTTCGTAAAGCTTCTTACCGAAGTCCATCACCTTACATACGATCGGATCGCCATCTGAAATCTGTACCAGATCCAGGGCTGCTTCTTCCGCCATACGCAAAGCGTCTTCAATACTGACGATACCAACCTGGCTTCCATCGGCGCCGATCAAACGTACCTCGGTTGCACGAATTTGATCGTTAATGGCAGCTCGATTGTCTTGACGGCCGCCCTTTCTGTTATCGCGTCTGATGATCAGTTCTCCATTCCAAACCGTCCGCGCTGTGCAATGCTGCCTTCTAAGAGTTCTATAAAGGCATCGATGCTCATTACACCCAGGTCTTCACCTTTACGGGTACGCACAGCGACGGTGTTTGCTTCTACTTCTTTATCCCCTACAACCAACAGGTAGGGTACCTTGTGCAAAGTGTGCTCGCGGATTTTAAAGCCGATCTTCTCGTTTCTCAAGTCCGCAACGGCCCGGAAGCCTTTTGATTTCAGGTTTTGGGCCAGATTCTGACAATATTCACCCTGATTGTCGGTGATATTGAGAACCGATACCTGCTGCGGTGCCAGCCATGGCGGCATCGCACCCGCATAGTGCTCGATCAGAATTCCGATAAAGCGCTCGAAAGAGCCCAGAATCGCCCGGTGCAGCATCACTGGTGTTTTACGCTCGCCGTCTTCATCGACGTATTGAGCACCAAGACGCTCCGGCAGCATGAAATCGAGCTGCACAGTACCACACTGCCAGACGCGGTTTAAGCAATCACGCAGTGAGAATTCAATTTTAGGACCATAGAAGGCACCTTCGCCCGGCTGCAGCTCCCACTCCAGACCCGCATCGTTGAGCGCGTCTTCGAGTGCCGCTTCAGCCTGATCCCACAGGGAGTCATCACCGATACGGCCTTCCGGACGGGTGGACAGCTTCAT of the Thalassolituus hydrocarboniclasticus genome contains:
- the infC gene encoding translation initiation factor IF-3; protein product: MIGADGSQVGIVSIEDALRMAEEAALDLVQISDGDPIVCKVMDFGKKLYEEKKQKAEAKKRQHQVQIKEMKFRPGTEEGDYQIKLRNLTRFLEGGDKAKVSLRFRGREMAHQHIGMELMKRIEEDLKELGTVEQHPKMEGRQMVMVIAPGKKK